ATTTTTATACAGACCTGtttcttaataaattgaaaCGAAATCCGACCAGTGTCGAATGTTTCGATTTAGCGCAATCTAATAGCGAGCATAGTCGTCATTGGTTTTTTAAAGGATACGTAGTTATTGacaatgaagagatgaagaaatCATTACTTGATATGATTATAGAGACACAAAAACACTCGAATCCGAATAACACAATTAAGTTTAGTGACAACAGTAGTGCAATCAAGGGATATCAAGTCAAGACATTAAGACCTACTTTGACTAACAAATGTAGCTTTTTCCACTTAGAAAATGTTACTCAAGATCTCATATTTACCGCTGAAACTCACAACTTTCCAACTGGTGTTGCTCCATTTAGGTAAGTAATACTGACTAATTTCTTATTTGTAATTACACTAAATTGTAATTTGCAGTGGTGCTACAACTGGAACTGGAGGCAGACTCAGAGATATTCAAGGCATTGGCAGAGGAGGATATTATATTGCTGGAACTGCTGGTTATTCTGTTGGAAATTTACATATCCCAGGTtcgttttatcttttttttttaaatttgtggATGCCGAAAAATGATTATTGTTCTTACCaaccattttatttatttggcaGGGTACGACTTGCCATGGGAAGAGAAAGATGTTCCATACCCTAGCAACATGGCTAGTCCATTAGAGATTATAGTTGAAGCTAGTAACGGTGCATCCGATTACGGCAACAAATTTGGAGAACCACTAATAACAGGATTTGCTCGTTCTTTTGGAATGATAGATAATATTCGGGAACGTCGTGAATGGATTAAACCCATAATGTTTAGCGGAGGCTTGGGTACAATGGACACTGATATGTCACAGAAAGTTGCACCAGCAAAAGGTCTGGGTTAAAGATAAGCGAATGCAATGCATAACAATTGAAGATTAATTATTTTAGGTATGGAAGTAATAAAAATTGGTGGTCCTGTATACAGAATCGGCGTGGGAGGTGGCTCAGCCAGTTCCATCGAAGTATTTTGATTACGATCATTCATTAACATCATTCTTTCTGTGTTCAACTAAATAATTCAGAGTTATTAGGTACAAGGCGATAATAAATCAGAACTCGATTTTGGAGCAGTCCAAAGGGGTGATCCGGAAATGGAGCAGAAACTGAACAGAGTGGTTCGTGCATGTACAGAAATGAGACAAAAGAATCCAATACTCAGTATACATGATCAAGGAGCGGGAGGGAATGGTGAGTATTATTttcatataattatatcataatGATAAGACAATTAAATCATTGTATGTTTCAAATACTATTAGGCAACGTTCTAAAGGAATTGGTAGAACCTGCTGGCGCTGTTATCTTCACCAAGAAATTTGAGCTAGGTGATCCAAGCATCAGTACTTTGGAATTATGGGGTGCTGAGTATCAAGAGAATGATGCAATTCTATGTAAACCTGAAGATGCTGGCTTACTCAAGGAAATAGCAGCTAGAGAGAAATGTCCTATCAACTTCGTAGGAACTGTTACCGGAAATGGAAAGGTCATTCTTTCTGAAGAAATCGATTGTAACGTATCAAAGTAtctaaatgaaaattataaggATGAGAAGAGACATCCGGTGGATTTAGATTTAGAATTGGTACTCGGGAAAATGCCGCGTAAGGTAAACGTGCAGAAATATCAAAGAACATATTAATTTGTGATaaagttgaaactaaacataaTTTTTTGGTTTCGCAGACGTTCAACTTTCAGAGGCGAAACATACAACTACCTTCTTTGTCACTTCCAACAGATTTGACCGTACAATCTGCTTTGGAAAGAGTCTTGCGTTTGCCTTCAGTTGGCAGCAAACGATATTTAACTAATAAGGTTGACCGTTGTGTAACTGGATTGATAGCGCAGCAACAATGCGTTGGTCCTCTGCATACTCCTCTTGCCGATGTTGCTGTAACTGCAGTCTCTTACTTCTCAACGGTAAACGGagaaataatttgttaataaatagtATCATTAGCAATATATTTTTTCATGCAAATCTTCGTAGGTTGGCATAGCTACATCTATTGGAGAACAGCCAATAAAGGGTCTAGTAAATGCAGCAGCTGGAGCTCGCATGACCGTGGCAGAGGCCTTAAGCAATTTAGTATTCGCGCGAATCTCAGATTTAAAGGTATTAGGTGTATCAACGTAAATTGAACTTTTTTGTTTACTAAAGTTTACACACTATAGGATGTTAAATGCAGCGGTAATTGGATGTGGGCTGCCAAATTACCAGGAGAGGGTGCTGCACTATACGATGCGTGTTCTGCTATGTGTTCATTGATGAACGAACTTGGCATTGCAATCGACGGAGGTAAAGATTCTCTTAGCATGGCTGCTCGAATTGGTAAAGATGTTGTTAAAGCGCCAGGGACACTTGTAGTTTCTTGTTATGCTCCTTGTCCGGATATCCGACATGTAAGTAAGAGTTAAAACATCTTTATCTAGGTTTTTATATTCAACTAACAGTTTCATATTGCAGGTGGTAACGCCAGACTTTAAAGCACCTGCGACAGGGAAGAATGGCAGCTTGTTATTCGTCGACTTGTCTAATGGACAAAGTCGAATCGGCGGTACGGCTTTAGCTCAGGTGTATAAATCACTTGGTAACGATGTTCCAGATATGAGACATGCCGATTTATTGAAAAATGCTTTCAAAGCGACGCAACAGTTGATTGCAGGTGAATTataatgttttaatatttctttcattATATTGAGAAGATATAAAAAAATACTTTTTTTCTATTTACAGAGGAAAAAATATTGGCAGGACACGATGTTAGCGATGGGGGACTTATCACGTGTCTTTTAGAAATGTGTTTTGCTGGTATGTCTGGAATGGACGTTAATATTTCCCACAAATCTGGAACACCTATAGAAGTTTTATTCGCCGAAGAAGTGGGCTGGATATTGGAAGTTGATGAAGAAAATTACCAACACGTGTTAAATGTGTTCAAACAATTTAATGCTCCTATATATTCAATTGGACGATCTGAAAAGTTTGGAATGACTTCGAAAGTATTTACTCtaaattttatgcgaaatcttTAATATGAGCATTTATAATTACTTTCACATTATGTTCTTAGATAAATGTCAAAGTTCAAAATCGGACTGTCTTGGATTCGACAGTGTTATCCTTGATGTCTCTATGGGAAGAAACTAGCTACCAATTAGAACGTCGTCAAACAAATGTGGAATGTGCATTACAAGAGTTTGATGGACTCAAAGATAGAGCTGCGCCAGTTTACAAGTTGTCCTTTAACCCTGATGTAAAACCTGTTAGGATTCATAAAACTTTAACTTGTTCGTAAAATTGTTATCTAGTATTTGCTTACGTCACAGCAAATTTTATAGTTTCTATCGATTCTACAGCAAAGATCACCGTAGCCGTGATAAGAGAAGAAGGCATAAACGGCGATAGGGAAATGGCGGCAGCCTTGGTGCAAGCCGGCTTTGAGGTTTATGATGTGGCAATGCAAGATTTATTAGACAACAAAGTAACATTTGACAGGTTCAAAGGTGTCATTTTTCCTGGTGGCTTCAGTTATGCCGgtacattgttcatttattgtagAGGGAAATTATTACTGCTACTGCATTAAGTATAATTGGTTTAAACTTATCTATAATTTCAGATGTCTTGGGCTCAGCCAAGGGATGGGCAGCAAGTCTCCTCTTCCATCCGTCTTTACAGAAGCAATTGGAAGCATTTATCTCTCGTAAAGACACGTTCAGTTTAGGAGTTTGTAACGGATGTCAATTAATGTCCCTGTTGGGATGGATAGGAAACGAAACCGGTATGTTCTGTTGAGTAATAAAATGTATCCAGCATAAGGAATTTGTGCTTGCGACATTCATGAATTTCATTAACACGCTTGATCATATCCTCCTTCTAACGCAGGTAATGTTGAAGAACCAGAGGTTTTCTTAGATCATAATCTATCCGAGAGGTTTGAGTGTCGGTGGAGTACGGTCAGAATTGATAAGTCACCATCCATAATGCTGAATGGAATGGAAAATAGCGTATTAGGCGTGTGGGTTGCACATGGCGAGGGAAGATTTACTTTCAGAAACGATGATACGTTGAagaagcttcaaaacaataattgCCTGGCCATCAGGTATACTGATGATTACGGCAACCAAACCGAACAATATCCTCTTAATCCTAATGGTAGTACAGGTGAGAATTCGTGTATTTATGTGTAAATATCAATGCGGATGATAGGGAATCAGTGTTTGAATCTGACGAAATTATGTatcaaatattttgtattacctTAGATGGTATTGCTGGTATCTGTTCCGCGGATGGACGGCATCTCGCGATGATGCCACATCCTGAACGATGTACGCAAATGTGGCAGTGGCCTTGGAAACCCGCAGATTGGGTGAAATACGAGATTTCGCCATGGCAACGTATTTTTGATAACGCGTACGCCTGGTGTTTGTCTAAACAATGATTCAATACATTCCACACGATAACAGCCTATTAGTGTACATAACAAGATTGCCTATGTTCTGAATGAATTAACTTTTCATAGattataaaattctttattTTCTACTTTCTTAACAAAGTATGGTAACATTGTGTAGTCAAGTACAATAAAAATGGTAAATTACAATTAGAAATTTCTTAATTGTTCAATTCGTGTCACTTAAACGAATTCTGTCTGACTTTAAAGAGTTGATTCGAAGGCGAGAATTGTTGAAATTGATTCGTATCAAAAACGTCTTCTAAATGCAAGTCGCATCGCAATATCACAACACCGGATGGATTCACTTTGACTTTTATTTTCGTTTGAGGCGTCAGAACGCCGTAATTTACATCTTCGTATAAATCCTGGAAACAGAATTATTTTGGCAGTttttattttaatctaattAAATCTTAGAATCGTGATTGTTCCGTAAACGCATACCTCCACATTGTATCCTCCAGGATACTGGAGCCCAAGCTCCTTTAGTGTAACAGATACATCGGACGGTGTGCCGTCCGTTCTCCTATTTACAAACGCTATGGCGTAAGAGTAGTAATTCTGGTAGATGGGAGTTATCGGCCTCGCCCATATTTCAATGCCTTTATGCTAAACAGTAGAGTAGAACTCTTACTAACGTATTCCGAAACCCACACTATTTCCCCGCTACTGTTCAATTTTCATGCACATACTacattattactaatatttaattaacTAACTTTGTAGATACGTCGACCCTGAATGCCCAGTGGATCCTGATCCACAGCAATAATTTTCCTATTCTGTAAAATAGCTTTGTACTCGGGCCTGATAGTTCGTAAATCAACGGACATTAATAGAGGCGCCGCCAGAATGGCCCACAAGGCCATTTGTGTTTTGCTTTGCTCGTAACTTAGACCAAAGTTACCAATTATCAGCATGTCGGGATCGTTCCAGTGACCGGGTCCCGCATTTGGTACAATCGCATCTTGATTGTTTCCATAATAATCTATAATGGTTTCTAGGCTGTTCCAGGAATCTTGAATGTCGTCAAAATTCCTCCAAAGATTACAATGTTGTGTTATGGCAGTAAAGTTTGGCTGAAATTTATATACTCTCAAAGACTGTTCTAATGTAATATTCTACAGATGGTATTATAAAGACCGACCTGCATTCCAGCATAAATTTGATAGACTGGCCAACTACAAGAATAGACCATAGACCGACCTGTTTGATTTAAATAAAACCCAAACTCAGGATAGCCtaaaatatttgataaaattatttgaTAAAGTCAGAGAGTTAAGTAGAATTTGTTTCTAATTgactatatgtataataatttaagCTGTACCTCTGTCCATTTCAGATGGATGGGAATAACAACCATCTAGTTTCACATAATCAACATCCCAAGATGCAAAAGTGAGTGCATCTATTTCTAAGTATCCTAATATACCAGGGTAACCAGCACATGTATAGTTACCAAAGTCTTCATAAATCCCGAATTTAAGACCCTTTGAATGAATCTACAAAGCCAAAATAGAGAATTGTGAGTCTAGGAAATCAATATCCTATGTTGAAGGTAATTATAAGAACATACATAATTTGCAAGACTTTTCATCCCATGTTTAAATCTTTGTCTATCTGGTACAAGTTGACCATCAACATCTCTGTCTTTTTCCAACCAACAGTCATCAACATTAACATACTCATATCCAACAGCAGCATAGCCCTCTGCTACAATAATGTCTGCCATTGTGCGAAAGAGCCGATCActataaaatgtaaaaattgagttttaagtaatttttaaaCTTCTGTCatacaataattattttcttAAGCTTTGCAATAGAAATTTACGAAACAACTATGTCACAGctctaaataattttattaagtgTCATTGTTGATGTCATGCAtccttgatttgaatcaaatgcTAGTCAGTTCTATTCTAAGTAACATCTTATGAAAGAACAACATTTAAATTTTTCTTAGAATGTATTTTTCCACATTCATCAATGTAATCACAACATAAAAGATCCTTGTGTTTCATAGATTcttctaaaaatatttttgatttGATTAATTATCCCTTTACTTAAAAAACAATAACTGACAAAACTTTCATATACTTTTTACATTGTCCTTTATATAGGTCATTCTGagaatgaaattgaattttgcatTTCATGATAATCATCTACCAACTGGAGTTGGTAGTAATAGATTTAGAGATATGTAACAGAGATGCTAATGAAGTTTCACTTTATCATACAGAATCATGCTGTACTATCAAGCATTCGTAAGTTCTAAAAATCTATAATAACACTATAATTTCGACGAAAGATTACCAAATAAactagcttcgaatcaatattgTAGAAAGCTGAAGAAAGTGAGAagataaatttgaaaattaacACTCTCACCTGATACAGTTATCGGGATCATTTTTGCAATCTGTGTTGCACCTAAATCGTTCCCAGGCAAGCCAGCCCATGGGCGGCGTTCTCACAAGACCATTATCAAGAGCCAATGTCAAATCTGCCACTGACACAAGCAAACACCATATCCATACCAGCTGCAACATTCTGCAAAAATCCACGTTTCGTTTTACTAATCCCTTTCACTGCACACGTACACTGAACCGACTGTTGTTGTACTACGACACTGGTATCATAATTTTGTTAAACGATAATTCTAACAAAAGTGTGTATGACTCTGTCGGAGTCAGGCAGAGATCTGGTCATTAGGAGCAGAGCAAAATTGCCATCCACATCCTGCACGGCTCTTGGCAGACTGATCTGATATAAGACCTCCAAGCCAAGAGTACTTTCACCCAATGCCCCATTTCATTTTTACACACAATCGCTGTCGTTGCTGGTGTGAGCATTGATTTCCTTTTGTACAGAGAACGAGCCTGCACACCAAGGCGCTGATTGCCCGTGTAACTATTACGGTACAATTACGCCTACGAAAGACAATCGCGAGCACATTTTATCCGCGAATATCGTCTTTGTCTCTTCGGCTACGAAATATTCGTACACCGCGATACGTGTAAGATTACCCTCGAATAATACACACGGTGGAGAATTACATTGCTCTCTGCGAATTATCTTGTGCTCTGTTTATCTAGCAGTTATTTCAAATATGCCACGTAAATGGTTGAACAGAACAGCGTTACATATGTATGTGCAATTTGACTAATTTGCCACAGCTGGCAACACGAAGAATAGTGTGATACGTACTCGGTGAATTATCCTGTGTTCCCGTCTTATCGAGCGGTTATTTCAAATATGCCATACAAATGTTTGAACAGAAGAACAATGCACAATTTGCACTTTCTGGCGTAAATGGCAACGCGAAGAAGAGAGATCAGTTACCGCGTAATGCTCCGTGATCCACTGAACGGATCATTAATTTTCGACGCGTTCGCTGATCGTTAATTTTCAAATTACGATCATTCATGTATAATTGGAAGTGTTTATAAACAAGCCGTGAACGAGGAGACAGACACACGATAAATTTGACATTCCTGAGACGGAAATGCGATCGACCACGTCGCCACAGTCGTCCGGAAAGCGACTTTTTCTggccaaaattataaaacacctTCGTGTACCGACTTTTCTCTGCGACGAAAGTATAATCAACAAAGAAAACAATTACAAAAAGATATGCAGAAGTGTATACGTACAATATAAAAGATGttaaaaatcatgtatacaggTATAACATATAATTACAATGCAATCACTTGCTAAGCTTAAATTGTTACAAACTTTTCACTTTCTATGCACACTCTATACGCTTCTGTAGATTCATTGACGGACACGATTGTTCAAGGTCACGGGAGATCTTACAATTCGTTTGCAAATGATACGATCTCGCTTGATAACGTtattttatgtaaatattgttctGCAAAACAATCCTCGCCGCTTTCCGTATTGACATCATGTAAAAATTAGAATCTGCAGACAACTTTCATTTAAATGATTCCATTAAACTGTTATCTGGGGGAAAGATCAATGAAATGTAAGAAATTAAGAGTATCTCGAGCAAAGCGCTCGATTCTTGATCAACACCGGTTTTACAGCGTTGCTTTCCATACTTTCATTTCGATTACCTAACTGAAAGGAAAAATCGATCGGGAATAGATTCCGATATCTCTTTATCGACTGACGATACCGTCTGTCGCTGAAACACATGTATGTATTTGCGATTTAATACGCGGAGAAATTGTTTTACTCTGTGAAAAGACAAAGAGCTACAATGCCTTTCGTTCATTCGATAATTTCTATACAATTCGACGTAGCGTTAATTATAACAGCCACGAATTGAATCGGTTTGACTTTCGATTTCACGATTTCATAAGCTCTACCAGTTGCAACGTTTATCTCGATTACATTTTCACCCAACAATTTAGTAGACTTGTTACAGTATCAAACGTGATCATTATTCAAGAGAAATTGTACTCTTCGTAGAAAGTGGGAAAGTATTCTGTCCTTCGTTAAAATTGTTCAAGAATGTACGCGTTCTCGAATTACATACACGGTATCAACACAAGATGTTTctcgtgttttttttttagtataCCGTgactttaaataaataaatattcaaaactactaagaaaaaaaaagaaataatttttaaaacaacattaCTCACTTTTATACGGCCGATTCAAATCTGTCAAATGACGAAACTTTGAAAACTCGGTGACATTCAAATTAAAACAACGTTCTCGGACATTTGACGAACTTCGAATATGCTTCAAGTTGTGAACAATTTGTAAACTAAACAGAAATGCGCCGATACTAAATGAGAACGATGGTTTTTATGATTTTCGAGTGATATATGCGTTGCTTTTAACGAATCACGGCAAGATCACTGCGTTATACGAAACGAGACTGGTCACGATCTCTGTTGCGCCCTCTGTTTATATGCACTTGTTAAAATCTGCGCGCCAGACCATTTTAGTTTGAATACAACCGATAAGTCTTATCGGTCACATTTGAACGTTTGATTGACATTGCTATTATCGATCGAATCATTTTCTTTAGATTGTCGCACAGTCTCCGCTATTTGTAAAGAACATGCATAACCTTTGATAAATTCACAATTTTTGTGCAAGACCATTATCcatcatttgaacaaatataGATAGCGAATGTATCTTTAACTTTCTACAGGTATAGTAAATATTTTCTATAGTCTAAAACCGCAAGAAGTTGTCgtctttaaattatttgtttaacctTATATTAACCTTCGATATATTCACAATTTTTGTGCAAGACATTATCCATCATTTGAATAAATATAGACAGCGAATGTATCTTGAACTTTCTACAGATATAGTAAATATTTTCTATAGTCTAAAATCGCAAGAAGTTAACGTCTTTGAATTATTTGTTTAGAGCCAGTAGACTCTGTATAGAATATTACTtcgtaattattaaatatacaatattacaatTTTCATTACATATTCAAAAACGTCATGAGTCCATGAAATATTGGAACAAACAAAGGTTGAACGAACCCTTCGGTATCGTACAGTCTCTTCGAGATAACatatttttctattgtttctaTCCTTTTTACCGTCTTTATTTACAACGCAATCAGTGaacatgatattgaatcttttaTCATGAATTGTTTACAAAAGCACATGACTTTGTCATTAAAACTGAAGTACATAGATCTGAatctattttaattaattcagACTAATAATTACAATCTTCCTCAATAAAGCGATCAAAATTGTTTTCCTCAAATACCGAGATCTCGATAAATTGTTATCATTTCTTCAGATAGAttaaatcgtaaaaattagtacttatataaataaatgttatcCTATACGTATCGTTGTACAACAATGCAAGATATCGAAATACAAAAGCCGAtacttaatttaatattatttatgagaCATTTAGTCGGTGACCCATTTAGCCAGATAAATATTCGAAAAGTGTACGAACGTTCCGAGCGGCACGTTCGAACCAGTCTAAGCTCGCAGTTTGTTTATTATTTCCAGACGTCGTCGAATCGACTAGGAACGTTGGGGCCACCCCGTATTGGTCCTCCCCCAATCAGTCGAATTTTGATCATGCTGGGGATGGTTGACGGTGGCGCCGCGACGTGACGTACCACCGTAGTCATTCGTCCCCTGTCTCGCTCGGGTCGCACCTTTCTCCGTTAACCTCTTCCTCGTTCTGGCTGGTTCGTTCGCTGCCGAACCCCCAACAATCCCGCAGCCACCGTCGTCAGCGGGGCTGTCGGAGGAGGGACAGTCTGATTTACCCGTCGAAGGGAGCTCGTGCACCGTCACCCGGTGACCTAACCGCAGAGAGACAAACGAGAAAAGAAAACCTAAAACAGACCGAGAGAAAAGCGATTGGCTCCTCGCGTGGTGCCAAATTCAGGCGGCGGCGGTCTCGTTGCGATTACATCCACCTGGAGAGTCCTCCCGGCCCCTCTCCCCCCTCCAACCCGCCGCGGCCTGTCATGTGAGTAAACCGTCGCGCGTTTTCGGACGTGTTATGGCGTGGAAGTGCTGGCGAAACATCGCAGTGCCGTCGTTCTCGTCC
This genomic stretch from Megalopta genalis isolate 19385.01 chromosome 5, iyMegGena1_principal, whole genome shotgun sequence harbors:
- the LOC117220488 gene encoding alpha-N-acetylgalactosaminidase, with the protein product MLQLVWIWCLLVSVADLTLALDNGLVRTPPMGWLAWERFRCNTDCKNDPDNCISDRLFRTMADIIVAEGYAAVGYEYVNVDDCWLEKDRDVDGQLVPDRQRFKHGMKSLANYIHSKGLKFGIYEDFGNYTCAGYPGILGYLEIDALTFASWDVDYVKLDGCYSHPSEMDRGYPEFGFYLNQTGRSMVYSCSWPVYQIYAGMQPNFTAITQHCNLWRNFDDIQDSWNSLETIIDYYGNNQDAIVPNAGPGHWNDPDMLIIGNFGLSYEQSKTQMALWAILAAPLLMSVDLRTIRPEYKAILQNRKIIAVDQDPLGIQGRRIYKHKGIEIWARPITPIYQNYYSYAIAFVNRRTDGTPSDVSVTLKELGLQYPGGYNVEDLYEDVNYGVLTPQTKIKVKVNPSGVVILRCDLHLEDVFDTNQFQQFSPSNQLFKVRQNSFK
- the Pfas gene encoding phosphoribosylformylglycinamidine synthase; translation: MGIIKFYKSSGLRSGHLRNQFNSLVLLSKSIIGLETELCYYVETKESLSDEELKLLKWILIPPFEKHCLKSESVFDHKSDGSLVIEIGPRLNFSTAFSSNAVSICKSVNLHKIIRIEATIRYCIKHNGKLDKILEDTIAETLHDKMTQCRYMQPIETFDHGFRPDDWFEVDVLKGGRKALEEVNSKLGLAFDNWDLDFYTDLFLNKLKRNPTSVECFDLAQSNSEHSRHWFFKGYVVIDNEEMKKSLLDMIIETQKHSNPNNTIKFSDNSSAIKGYQVKTLRPTLTNKCSFFHLENVTQDLIFTAETHNFPTGVAPFSGATTGTGGRLRDIQGIGRGGYYIAGTAGYSVGNLHIPGYDLPWEEKDVPYPSNMASPLEIIVEASNGASDYGNKFGEPLITGFARSFGMIDNIRERREWIKPIMFSGGLGTMDTDMSQKVAPAKGMEVIKIGGPVYRIGVGGGSASSIEVQGDNKSELDFGAVQRGDPEMEQKLNRVVRACTEMRQKNPILSIHDQGAGGNGNVLKELVEPAGAVIFTKKFELGDPSISTLELWGAEYQENDAILCKPEDAGLLKEIAAREKCPINFVGTVTGNGKVILSEEIDCNVSKYLNENYKDEKRHPVDLDLELVLGKMPRKTFNFQRRNIQLPSLSLPTDLTVQSALERVLRLPSVGSKRYLTNKVDRCVTGLIAQQQCVGPLHTPLADVAVTAVSYFSTVGIATSIGEQPIKGLVNAAAGARMTVAEALSNLVFARISDLKDVKCSGNWMWAAKLPGEGAALYDACSAMCSLMNELGIAIDGGKDSLSMAARIGKDVVKAPGTLVVSCYAPCPDIRHVVTPDFKAPATGKNGSLLFVDLSNGQSRIGGTALAQVYKSLGNDVPDMRHADLLKNAFKATQQLIAEEKILAGHDVSDGGLITCLLEMCFAGMSGMDVNISHKSGTPIEVLFAEEVGWILEVDEENYQHVLNVFKQFNAPIYSIGRSEKFGMTSKINVKVQNRTVLDSTVLSLMSLWEETSYQLERRQTNVECALQEFDGLKDRAAPVYKLSFNPDVKPVRIHKTLTSKITVAVIREEGINGDREMAAALVQAGFEVYDVAMQDLLDNKVTFDRFKGVIFPGGFSYADVLGSAKGWAASLLFHPSLQKQLEAFISRKDTFSLGVCNGCQLMSLLGWIGNETGNVEEPEVFLDHNLSERFECRWSTVRIDKSPSIMLNGMENSVLGVWVAHGEGRFTFRNDDTLKKLQNNNCLAIRYTDDYGNQTEQYPLNPNGSTDGIAGICSADGRHLAMMPHPERCTQMWQWPWKPADWVKYEISPWQRIFDNAYAWCLSKQ